One Candidatus Cardinium hertigii DNA window includes the following coding sequences:
- a CDS encoding phage holin family protein — translation MKNLNMNIRKLLFDLVKFILRLLFDACAMVCIAKKAGKKLSSLIETSKDNMKTKGKKIGRMLLLICFIWTLLSLGLRFLLFGLATWLNKLLSGTCIGFCIVSVLCFLSALGMIRLLYKSNT, via the coding sequence ATGAAAAATTTGAATATGAATATACGCAAATTACTATTCGATTTAGTAAAATTTATCCTAAGACTTTTATTTGATGCATGCGCGATGGTTTGTATAGCCAAAAAAGCAGGCAAGAAATTAAGCTCCCTTATTGAAACATCCAAAGACAATATGAAAACAAAAGGAAAAAAAATAGGGAGGATGCTTTTACTGATTTGTTTCATTTGGACCTTGCTCAGCTTAGGGTTGCGTTTCTTATTATTTGGACTGGCAACCTGGTTAAACAAGCTATTGTCTGGTACATGTATAGGATTTTGTATAGTATCCGTGCTTTGCTTCCTAAGTGCATTAGGTATGATACGGCTGCTTTATAAAAGCAATACATAA
- the atpG gene encoding ATP synthase F1 subunit gamma: MAYLKEVVNRINLITSTQQITKAMNMIAASKLYKIQQLLLPLKEYTMQYNILLQTALQGISGSMLSHPLTVKAAEKPRRLLLIVVTADRGLCGAFNKNVLKAASCYMESCKSAATATIELLVIGKKAYQCFKNGNYPIIDDYVDLLEKDFWKGGHRLAEHCIKTYQEARYTEIVWVYTAFKNAVSQEVATASFLPLALNAYESPPNTQWPHYMYEPTQQLLIAQLIPEVLKNQVMNRLVESMASEHAARMLTMSQATDNADAFLKVLRIHYNRTRQALITNSLAEITTAAEALATR, encoded by the coding sequence ATGGCCTATCTTAAAGAAGTAGTAAACCGGATTAATCTGATCACTTCTACGCAGCAGATTACCAAAGCTATGAATATGATAGCTGCTTCTAAGCTATATAAGATTCAACAGCTTTTGCTACCGCTTAAGGAATATACGATGCAGTATAATATCCTTTTGCAGACTGCTTTACAGGGGATAAGTGGTAGTATGTTATCCCATCCCTTAACTGTAAAAGCAGCAGAGAAACCACGGCGGTTATTACTTATTGTTGTCACAGCTGATCGCGGTTTATGTGGTGCGTTTAATAAAAATGTTCTGAAAGCTGCCAGTTGCTATATGGAGAGCTGTAAGTCAGCTGCTACTGCTACCATAGAATTGTTGGTTATTGGGAAGAAAGCTTACCAATGCTTTAAAAACGGAAATTACCCTATTATAGATGATTATGTTGATCTTTTAGAGAAAGATTTTTGGAAAGGAGGCCATAGGCTAGCCGAGCATTGCATCAAAACTTACCAAGAAGCGCGCTATACGGAAATAGTATGGGTTTATACGGCTTTTAAAAATGCCGTTAGCCAGGAAGTAGCCACAGCTTCTTTTTTACCCTTGGCATTGAATGCTTATGAAAGTCCCCCTAACACGCAATGGCCGCATTATATGTATGAACCTACACAGCAGTTACTTATAGCGCAGCTTATACCTGAGGTACTTAAAAATCAAGTTATGAATAGGTTGGTTGAGTCTATGGCTAGCGAGCATGCAGCTAGGATGCTTACCATGAGTCAGGCAACGGACAATGCAGATGCTTTTTTAAAAGTATTACGGATTCATTACAATAGAACGAGACAAGCATTGATTACTAATTCTTTAGCTGAAATTACAACAGCTGCTGAAGCATTGGCCACAAGATAG
- the atpA gene encoding F0F1 ATP synthase subunit alpha — translation MVHINTNEILALLQEQLASFKTKAELEETGTVVQSGDGVVRIYGLFSVQAGELLVFDNGCKGLALNLEEQLLGAVVLGDANTIKEGDMVSRTRRVVSIQVGEGLLGRVINTLGEPIDGNGPIAGPCFALPLERNAPGVIYREPVNTPLQTGLKTIDAMVPIGRGQRELIIGDRQSGKTTIAIDTIINQRRLFEKGEPVYCIYVAIGQKASSIANVVDTLTRYGAMPYTIIVAASSAAAASMQSFAPFAGAAIGEFFRDTGRNALVIYDDLSKQAVAYRELSLLLRRPPGREGFPGDVFYLHARLLERAARIISNDAMASSMNDCPQSLQGKIKGGGSLTALPIVETQMGDVSAYIPTNVISITDGQIFLETNLFNAGIRPAINVGISVSRIGGAAQMKAIKKIAATLKLDQAQFAELEAFSKFSSDLEATTKRAIERGRKNQELLNQGLHAPMPVEEQIALLYIAMGGYLDAVPLDQVKLFEKQFLDILRIQHPTLLTSIAGGQWDNQLIKMLITVAKNILVKYT, via the coding sequence ATGGTGCATATAAATACAAATGAGATTTTAGCTTTATTACAGGAACAGCTAGCCAGTTTTAAAACAAAAGCCGAATTAGAAGAAACAGGTACGGTGGTACAATCTGGTGATGGGGTGGTGCGCATTTATGGGCTTTTTAGTGTACAAGCTGGGGAGCTACTTGTTTTCGATAATGGGTGTAAAGGGTTAGCCTTAAATTTGGAAGAGCAGCTATTGGGGGCTGTAGTATTGGGGGATGCCAATACCATAAAAGAGGGAGATATGGTTAGCAGGACCAGGCGTGTAGTTTCTATTCAGGTAGGGGAGGGTTTATTAGGACGTGTAATCAACACGCTGGGAGAGCCTATAGATGGGAATGGTCCCATAGCAGGTCCTTGCTTTGCGTTGCCTTTGGAGCGCAATGCACCAGGAGTTATTTACAGAGAACCCGTTAATACACCGCTTCAAACAGGATTAAAAACCATTGATGCCATGGTCCCTATTGGTCGAGGTCAGCGAGAGCTAATCATCGGTGATAGGCAATCTGGGAAAACAACCATTGCAATAGATACTATTATTAATCAACGCAGATTGTTTGAAAAAGGAGAACCTGTTTATTGTATTTATGTAGCGATTGGGCAGAAGGCATCGTCTATAGCGAATGTGGTAGATACGTTAACACGGTATGGTGCGATGCCTTACACCATTATTGTAGCAGCCTCTTCTGCTGCTGCTGCGTCTATGCAATCTTTTGCTCCCTTTGCAGGGGCAGCTATTGGTGAATTTTTTAGAGATACAGGGCGGAATGCATTGGTAATTTATGATGACCTATCCAAACAAGCTGTTGCCTATAGGGAGTTATCTTTATTATTGCGCAGGCCACCTGGTAGGGAAGGCTTTCCTGGTGATGTCTTTTATCTACATGCTCGTTTACTAGAACGTGCAGCACGTATCATTAGCAATGATGCAATGGCTTCTTCCATGAATGATTGTCCGCAATCCTTACAGGGAAAAATAAAAGGAGGCGGCTCTTTAACGGCATTGCCTATTGTTGAAACACAAATGGGTGATGTTTCTGCTTATATTCCTACGAATGTTATTTCCATTACGGATGGGCAGATATTTTTAGAAACGAATTTGTTTAATGCTGGTATCAGGCCTGCTATTAATGTTGGCATTTCGGTATCCCGTATAGGGGGAGCTGCACAAATGAAGGCAATTAAAAAAATAGCAGCTACTTTAAAATTAGATCAAGCACAATTCGCTGAGCTAGAGGCTTTTTCAAAATTTAGTTCTGATTTAGAGGCTACTACTAAGCGAGCTATTGAGCGTGGTCGTAAGAATCAGGAGCTACTCAATCAAGGGTTGCACGCACCCATGCCAGTGGAGGAACAGATAGCGCTCCTTTATATAGCGATGGGGGGGTATTTAGATGCCGTTCCATTAGATCAGGTAAAGTTATTTGAAAAGCAATTTTTAGATATATTACGGATACAACATCCCACCCTATTGACCAGTATAGCGGGTGGACAGTGGGACAATCAGCTCATTAAGATGCTCATAACAGTAGCTAAAAATATCCTGGTTAAGTATACGTAA
- the atpH gene encoding ATP synthase F1 subunit delta, which yields MLNCNNKLQSSGCMAEQVDKAVADYVRVFLTHVIQDGLLQPIYQEIIFLQNQFKEVPTLQHVLQNPTVFTAEKRRLLGLLYRSDTPPILKKFIDFLVNQRQASQLRAMLYAFEKAYHVYRGVQSVVLTTAVALPEDCVEKLMEKVKKRFSCKEIKLTQQIDPSVMGGYKLQIGTLQWDKTIKHSLYALQKHLVKGI from the coding sequence TTGCTTAACTGTAACAATAAATTACAAAGCAGTGGTTGTATGGCTGAGCAGGTAGATAAAGCGGTAGCAGATTATGTACGTGTTTTTTTAACGCATGTTATACAAGATGGCTTACTGCAACCTATTTATCAGGAAATAATTTTTTTGCAAAATCAGTTCAAGGAAGTCCCTACTTTGCAGCATGTGCTTCAAAATCCTACTGTGTTTACTGCTGAAAAACGTCGATTACTTGGTTTGCTGTATCGGTCTGATACGCCCCCTATTTTAAAGAAGTTTATTGATTTTTTGGTAAATCAACGTCAGGCAAGCCAATTAAGGGCTATGCTATATGCTTTTGAAAAGGCCTATCATGTCTACAGGGGAGTGCAGTCTGTAGTACTAACTACGGCAGTTGCTTTACCAGAAGATTGCGTAGAAAAGCTGATGGAGAAGGTAAAAAAAAGGTTTTCATGCAAAGAAATTAAATTAACCCAGCAAATCGATCCCTCGGTTATGGGTGGATATAAGCTGCAAATTGGAACCTTACAATGGGATAAAACCATAAAACATTCCCTTTATGCCTTACAGAAGCATCTGGTTAAGGGCATATGA
- the atpF gene encoding F0F1 ATP synthase subunit B produces MNYLITPDFGILFWQTITLLTVLWVLAKFAWKPIIGVLQAREEAVAHSISQISAAQTSMAQAVVERERLLEEANLERERIISESLETKQKIIEQARQEGITLKEQLLAEARLALEREEKRVLEEAKSHIGLLSIQIAEKLLCSELRKDQEQLALIERFITGEKQFA; encoded by the coding sequence ATGAATTACTTAATAACACCTGATTTTGGTATCCTATTTTGGCAAACCATTACACTCTTAACAGTCCTTTGGGTATTGGCTAAGTTTGCGTGGAAGCCTATTATAGGGGTATTGCAAGCACGTGAGGAAGCTGTAGCACATTCCATAAGTCAAATTTCCGCTGCACAGACCTCTATGGCGCAAGCTGTGGTTGAGCGGGAACGATTGCTAGAGGAAGCTAATTTAGAGCGGGAACGTATTATCAGTGAATCACTGGAGACCAAGCAAAAAATTATTGAGCAAGCGCGCCAGGAGGGGATCACTTTAAAGGAGCAGCTGCTAGCAGAAGCTAGGTTAGCCTTAGAGAGGGAGGAGAAGCGTGTATTGGAAGAAGCAAAGAGCCATATAGGCTTGTTGTCTATTCAGATAGCTGAAAAGCTATTGTGTAGCGAGTTGCGTAAGGATCAGGAGCAATTAGCCCTTATAGAGCGTTTTATAACAGGGGAAAAGCAGTTTGCTTAA
- the atpE gene encoding ATP synthase F0 subunit C, whose translation MLDISSSYAYAGAGIGVGIVVLGAAIGIGKIGHAAMEAISRQPEISGQVRAAMIIACSLIEGAALFAILVCLLIVLK comes from the coding sequence ATGTTGGATATAAGTTCATCTTATGCCTATGCTGGTGCAGGTATCGGTGTAGGTATTGTCGTATTGGGTGCTGCTATTGGCATTGGGAAAATTGGTCATGCGGCTATGGAAGCTATCAGTAGGCAACCAGAGATTAGCGGTCAAGTTCGAGCTGCTATGATTATTGCTTGCTCGCTTATTGAGGGTGCTGCGCTTTTTGCTATATTGGTTTGTCTTCTTATTGTGTTGAAGTAA
- the atpB gene encoding F0F1 ATP synthase subunit A produces the protein MEHVTDAHDWHFATVGQYHVTLPLPIILYSRDRGMECFSSARFYDHQQHAVPFRGYRMVSNTICCVDASRSVVDLSITKNIAAMLGSILLLVAVLLVAARKYQRTACLVPSGFMAFVDLIVSFIKDEIAIPNIGRRHYERFLPYLLTVFCFIWLNNLLGLLPGGANVTGNISVTLVLAAFTIVLTIINGNKQYWSHIFKPAEVPKWLWPIMVPLEMVGIFTKFFSLMVRLFANITAGHIILLSIIGLVFSLKSIWVGFAVTLPFSTFMFLLKLVVAVLQAYVFTLLSAIYLGQAVAEKGCH, from the coding sequence ATGGAGCATGTAACAGATGCGCATGACTGGCATTTTGCAACGGTTGGGCAGTATCATGTCACCTTACCTTTACCAATTATACTGTATTCCCGAGATAGGGGTATGGAGTGTTTTTCTTCTGCTCGTTTTTATGATCATCAGCAGCATGCGGTTCCTTTCCGGGGTTATCGTATGGTAAGTAATACCATTTGTTGTGTAGATGCTAGTAGGTCTGTGGTAGATCTTTCGATTACCAAAAATATAGCTGCCATGTTGGGAAGTATACTACTATTGGTAGCTGTTTTACTAGTAGCAGCAAGAAAATACCAACGAACGGCTTGCCTTGTTCCGAGTGGCTTTATGGCTTTTGTAGATTTAATCGTTTCTTTTATAAAAGATGAGATTGCTATTCCTAACATAGGGAGGCGACACTACGAAAGGTTTCTACCTTATTTATTGACGGTTTTTTGTTTTATATGGCTGAATAATCTTTTAGGTTTGTTACCCGGTGGGGCTAATGTAACGGGAAATATTTCAGTTACGTTGGTGTTGGCTGCGTTTACCATTGTGCTAACCATTATAAATGGCAATAAGCAGTATTGGTCCCATATATTTAAGCCAGCAGAGGTCCCTAAATGGCTGTGGCCTATCATGGTCCCTCTAGAAATGGTAGGTATTTTTACCAAATTTTTCTCTCTTATGGTGCGGCTATTTGCCAATATCACTGCAGGACATATTATCTTATTAAGCATTATAGGGTTAGTGTTTAGCCTTAAAAGTATCTGGGTAGGTTTTGCGGTTACTCTGCCTTTTAGTACATTTATGTTTCTATTAAAGTTAGTGGTAGCTGTGTTACAGGCCTACGTTTTTACGCTACTTTCTGCTATTTATTTAGGGCAGGCTGTAGCAGAGAAGGGATGCCATTAA
- a CDS encoding putative porin — protein sequence MYTMLANPTRRWYSYLLLILALPFKSFAAKPEDIFEQPTEDKVKANTTFFITPRDIKYNRNQYKPIEVSLAKMDRFMVVEQHNYLLQNLGNNWTATQYIPYRLPQRIGATDGISVYDFNFHQPQDIRYYCMPKSKAYTYFNVVLANIGSFVFDGCYSQRLLDNWFAGINLYGAMTENEWPQMHKEDKKIVDAFPQFDIFTHFHLLDSAYYACTSYSIMNYRTKETGGVQLNKKEESYPADPLNRCRYFRKFLDEKGIQARISLNGENQVQHDDKRRHFYFFHQYHFSAGIQCYHEFSYSCKNNKSNIACKEENARFIAPISKSTEDHLPAIESKVLLNVRHNEIGVKGRIASIDVDYNVHARLENIHFEQDFSNPLEKATTPFLLADVGKKNKGNKEDEFYLGGHLQWDLTQRMRHQFQLEGEYGWAGAGYYTLMLAYQNRFFKLVCDTLKHKVPYLVQHGYFPYRHWPKTYKAPATQQLAAAFTCKLLPWVRVEPMVTLQRMHNLIYYKEWIGDNEIKKDSDVHCISVPSQVADPIDLCSYGGHLDVSFSYFHIDNTLFFLKDISNLKPKIYKGRMPWYSYTGRYYFAHQPYEKKMAIEIGINVHKKALHYADGYDIIAQRFYKQQRFAVQGCPIVDFFVNYRLSNIKISIKFSCINDYFGDEKGGKGKSYFATPFYPGQKPAADIGVHWSFFD from the coding sequence ATGTATACGATGCTAGCTAATCCTACGCGGCGATGGTATAGCTACTTGCTTTTAATACTGGCTTTGCCTTTTAAAAGTTTTGCTGCAAAACCAGAAGATATTTTTGAACAGCCCACAGAAGATAAAGTTAAGGCGAATACTACCTTTTTTATTACACCAAGAGATATAAAATATAATCGCAACCAGTACAAGCCAATTGAGGTCTCCCTAGCAAAAATGGACCGTTTTATGGTCGTGGAGCAGCATAATTATTTATTGCAAAATCTTGGTAATAATTGGACAGCTACGCAATACATCCCTTATAGGTTGCCCCAACGGATAGGTGCCACAGATGGAATCTCTGTTTATGATTTTAATTTTCATCAGCCACAGGATATACGCTACTATTGCATGCCTAAATCAAAGGCTTATACCTATTTTAATGTTGTTTTAGCTAATATAGGGAGCTTTGTTTTTGATGGCTGCTATAGCCAACGATTGCTAGATAATTGGTTTGCAGGTATCAACCTATATGGTGCCATGACAGAAAATGAATGGCCTCAAATGCATAAAGAGGACAAGAAGATTGTAGATGCCTTCCCTCAATTTGATATTTTTACCCATTTTCATCTATTGGATTCAGCCTATTATGCTTGTACGAGCTATTCTATAATGAACTATCGTACCAAAGAAACGGGTGGGGTCCAGCTTAATAAGAAGGAGGAATCCTATCCAGCTGATCCTTTGAATCGCTGTCGTTACTTTCGGAAATTTTTAGATGAAAAGGGCATCCAAGCTAGAATCTCACTTAACGGTGAGAATCAAGTTCAGCATGACGATAAGAGACGGCATTTCTATTTCTTTCATCAATATCACTTTAGTGCTGGTATACAATGCTACCATGAGTTCTCCTATAGCTGTAAAAATAATAAGAGCAATATTGCATGTAAAGAAGAAAATGCTCGTTTTATAGCCCCTATATCTAAATCTACAGAGGATCACTTACCAGCAATAGAAAGTAAGGTCCTGCTCAATGTGCGCCATAATGAAATAGGCGTTAAAGGGCGTATAGCATCCATTGATGTGGATTATAATGTACATGCTAGACTAGAAAATATTCATTTTGAACAGGATTTTTCTAACCCCCTTGAAAAGGCTACTACTCCTTTTTTACTAGCAGATGTAGGAAAAAAGAATAAAGGTAACAAAGAAGACGAATTCTATCTAGGTGGTCATCTGCAATGGGATCTTACCCAGCGTATGCGTCACCAGTTCCAGTTAGAGGGGGAATATGGATGGGCAGGAGCTGGTTACTATACCTTAATGCTAGCCTATCAGAATCGTTTTTTTAAGTTAGTCTGTGATACCCTTAAGCATAAGGTACCCTACTTAGTCCAGCATGGTTACTTTCCTTATCGTCACTGGCCTAAAACTTACAAAGCGCCAGCTACCCAACAGTTGGCCGCAGCGTTCACCTGCAAGCTATTACCTTGGGTACGTGTAGAACCCATGGTTACTTTGCAAAGAATGCATAATCTTATTTATTATAAAGAATGGATTGGTGATAATGAGATAAAAAAGGATAGTGATGTGCATTGTATTTCTGTTCCATCGCAGGTTGCTGATCCTATTGATCTCTGCTCCTATGGGGGTCATTTGGATGTTTCTTTTTCTTATTTTCATATAGATAATACGCTCTTTTTCTTAAAGGATATCAGCAACCTTAAGCCTAAAATTTATAAAGGACGCATGCCCTGGTATAGCTATACAGGGCGTTATTATTTTGCGCATCAGCCCTACGAAAAAAAGATGGCTATAGAAATAGGTATAAACGTACATAAGAAAGCATTGCATTATGCAGATGGTTATGATATAATAGCCCAACGTTTTTACAAGCAGCAACGCTTTGCGGTACAAGGCTGTCCTATTGTGGATTTTTTTGTGAATTACAGGTTAAGCAATATAAAAATATCAATAAAATTTAGCTGTATCAATGATTATTTTGGTGATGAAAAAGGGGGAAAGGGGAAGTCCTATTTTGCGACACCTTTTTACCCTGGTCAGAAACCTGCAGCGGATATAGGGGTACATTGGTCTTTCTTTGATTAG
- the ychF gene encoding redox-regulated ATPase YchF: MALKCGIVGLPNVGKSMLFNALSNGNAASANFPFCTIEPNRGVVVVPDKRIKLLSTWAQSKRSVPTTIEFVDIAGLVQGAHEGEGLGNQFLGHIREVDAIVHVIRCFEEENVLHVAGGVDPLFDKEIIEHELRCKDIDTLTKRLEKAEKLAKQGGAADQQEVMGLQHLLQALKQGRDIRCVPIENAVQNAWQLLTAKPVVYFANVDEATLLGKENTHMVALQEAIVDAELIVGCAALEAQFNLLTDEEQRFFLAEYNLTEPGLHKLIQSVYALLQLITYFTVGPEEVRAWTIQKGSKAPQAAGMIHTDFKRGFIKAEVISFQDYQTYKSESACRDAGKLRIEGKDYVVQDGDVLLFRFNV; this comes from the coding sequence ATGGCTTTAAAATGTGGGATTGTTGGCTTGCCTAATGTAGGTAAGTCAATGTTATTTAATGCCTTATCTAATGGGAATGCAGCTTCTGCCAACTTCCCTTTTTGTACTATAGAGCCCAATAGGGGCGTTGTAGTAGTGCCAGATAAGCGTATCAAACTGCTTTCTACGTGGGCGCAATCCAAACGTAGTGTGCCTACTACTATAGAATTTGTAGATATAGCTGGGCTGGTACAAGGTGCGCATGAAGGGGAGGGACTAGGGAATCAGTTCCTTGGCCATATACGGGAGGTGGATGCTATTGTACATGTTATCCGATGCTTTGAAGAAGAGAATGTGCTGCATGTAGCAGGTGGGGTAGATCCTTTATTTGATAAAGAGATCATTGAGCATGAGCTACGCTGTAAGGATATAGATACCCTAACCAAGCGATTGGAAAAGGCGGAGAAGCTGGCCAAGCAGGGGGGGGCAGCAGATCAGCAGGAGGTTATGGGCTTGCAGCATTTGCTACAAGCCTTAAAGCAAGGGAGAGATATACGGTGCGTGCCAATAGAAAACGCTGTACAAAACGCCTGGCAGCTGTTAACAGCCAAGCCTGTTGTTTACTTTGCTAATGTGGACGAAGCTACTTTATTAGGGAAAGAAAATACGCATATGGTTGCGCTGCAAGAGGCAATAGTAGATGCTGAGCTGATAGTAGGTTGTGCGGCTTTGGAGGCACAATTTAACCTATTAACGGATGAGGAGCAGCGTTTTTTTCTGGCGGAATATAATCTTACAGAGCCTGGGCTCCATAAGCTCATTCAATCCGTTTATGCCTTACTGCAGCTTATTACCTATTTTACGGTAGGACCAGAGGAAGTACGTGCATGGACCATTCAAAAAGGAAGTAAAGCCCCACAAGCAGCTGGTATGATTCATACGGATTTTAAGCGGGGCTTTATTAAAGCAGAAGTGATCTCCTTCCAAGATTATCAGACTTACAAAAGCGAAAGTGCTTGTCGGGATGCCGGGAAATTACGCATAGAAGGAAAAGATTATGTGGTACAGGATGGAGATGTGCTGCTTTTCCGTTTTAATGTGTAA
- a CDS encoding DUF3276 family protein, which produces MESRTELDEIYSKRVNAGKRVYFFDIKSTRSKDYYLTITESKKRTEEDGMFYEKHKIFLYKEDVNKFVRALNEVVHHLKTNLMSDYAFDKNDRDTESYQK; this is translated from the coding sequence GTGGAGTCACGTACAGAACTAGATGAAATTTATTCTAAACGAGTAAATGCAGGCAAAAGGGTTTATTTCTTTGATATAAAATCAACCAGAAGTAAAGATTATTACCTTACCATCACGGAGAGCAAAAAAAGAACAGAGGAGGATGGCATGTTTTATGAAAAGCATAAAATATTTTTATACAAGGAGGATGTGAATAAGTTTGTGCGTGCGCTTAATGAGGTGGTTCATCACCTTAAGACAAATTTAATGTCTGATTATGCGTTCGATAAAAATGATCGGGATACAGAATCCTATCAAAAATAG
- a CDS encoding 4Fe-4S binding protein — MALRITDACINCGACAVECPNTAIYEGGVPWQWAEGTQLKEVLIEGKKVDATLPQPPYTEDVFYIVTDKCTECVGFHDEPQCSAVCPVDCCVLDLDHTETQEELLAKKQFLHG; from the coding sequence ATGGCTTTACGCATAACAGATGCTTGTATCAATTGTGGGGCCTGTGCAGTAGAGTGCCCTAATACTGCCATATATGAGGGTGGAGTCCCCTGGCAATGGGCAGAGGGAACGCAATTAAAAGAAGTGCTTATAGAAGGGAAAAAGGTGGATGCCACACTCCCTCAGCCGCCCTATACAGAAGATGTGTTTTATATTGTTACAGATAAATGTACGGAATGTGTTGGTTTCCACGACGAACCGCAATGTTCCGCAGTTTGCCCGGTAGATTGTTGTGTGCTAGATCTCGATCATACAGAAACCCAGGAAGAGCTGTTAGCAAAAAAACAATTTCTGCATGGATAA
- the greA gene encoding transcription elongation factor GreA, with translation MTYYTEEGLDQLKKELSFLKGEARIRVAHDIAEACKKGDLSENAEYDAAREAQGLLEAKIAALENLVASARVLNLGEIDLSRVSILSKACVKNRKTGMESVFMLVSQGEADLKQSKISVDSPIGKGILGKKVGDIAMIDAPAGIIELEILKIGLDL, from the coding sequence ATGACTTATTATACAGAAGAAGGTCTTGATCAGCTTAAAAAAGAGCTTAGCTTTTTAAAAGGAGAAGCTCGCATTCGGGTAGCACATGATATTGCAGAAGCTTGTAAAAAGGGGGATTTAAGTGAAAATGCAGAGTATGATGCTGCTAGAGAGGCACAAGGCTTATTAGAGGCTAAAATTGCTGCTTTAGAAAATTTAGTGGCTAGCGCTAGGGTATTAAACCTAGGGGAGATTGATTTATCCCGTGTTTCTATTCTCTCTAAAGCATGTGTAAAAAACAGAAAAACGGGTATGGAATCTGTTTTTATGCTTGTTTCACAAGGAGAAGCTGATTTAAAGCAAAGTAAGATATCGGTTGATTCTCCCATAGGGAAAGGAATATTAGGAAAAAAGGTAGGGGATATAGCAATGATTGATGCGCCTGCTGGTATTATCGAGTTAGAAATTTTAAAAATTGGCTTGGACCTATAG
- a CDS encoding porin family protein — MKGIKKTLVAGALACATLNAAQAECSPWSYGVKAGLSVSSICGIDEKVRFVVGAKEEGFENPMFALPFVNGFVYGEYAFTDYIGMELGAGYMQLGGTLCKKEDNSASANNNNSNNSGSKSEPACKIASHGLYVPLSLCVYPMGREEGEGIFKLFVGTSAYFSMKKVLKFKETGKDTYEENPELNKVDLETFDVGVQGGIGYEFSFGLSLEARYGHHFMNRIKDNSTTKPDDQFAKVKINGLTKVNNRYFMVNVGYNIASLFKA; from the coding sequence ATGAAGGGAATAAAAAAAACATTAGTGGCAGGTGCTTTGGCCTGTGCTACCTTAAATGCCGCACAAGCGGAATGCAGTCCATGGAGTTATGGGGTAAAAGCTGGTTTAAGTGTATCTTCTATTTGTGGTATTGATGAAAAGGTTAGGTTTGTTGTGGGAGCGAAAGAGGAGGGGTTTGAAAATCCTATGTTCGCGCTACCATTTGTCAATGGTTTTGTTTATGGTGAGTACGCGTTTACGGATTATATTGGGATGGAGTTAGGGGCGGGTTATATGCAGTTGGGTGGTACTTTGTGTAAAAAAGAGGATAATAGTGCCAGCGCAAACAATAATAATTCAAATAATAGCGGATCTAAATCGGAACCGGCATGCAAGATAGCGTCGCATGGCTTGTACGTACCGCTTTCTTTATGTGTTTATCCAATGGGGCGTGAGGAGGGCGAAGGTATCTTCAAACTATTTGTAGGTACATCCGCTTATTTTTCAATGAAGAAGGTTCTTAAATTTAAGGAGACAGGAAAGGATACCTATGAAGAAAACCCTGAATTGAATAAGGTAGACCTAGAAACTTTTGATGTGGGAGTACAGGGTGGTATTGGCTATGAGTTCTCTTTTGGGCTTTCTTTAGAAGCGAGGTATGGGCATCACTTCATGAATAGAATTAAAGACAATTCTACTACGAAACCTGACGACCAATTTGCAAAGGTTAAAATTAACGGTCTTACTAAGGTAAACAATCGCTATTTTATGGTTAACGTAGGTTATAATATCGCCTCTTTGTTTAAGGCATAA